AAGTCCGCGTACTCTTTTCCGGCCGGCGTCTCCACCTCGTAAGGCACCCCGGCCGCCTCCAAATCGAATTTCAGCATCCCCGCGGCGCTGTCGGTCCACTTCCCGGCCCAGATCCGCTCCTTGGCCGGTTTGCCCACCAGGTACGCGCGCAGGGCCGAAGCGACAGTGGGCGGCAGCGGTGGGCGGACGCTCTTTTTGTTCTTGGCGGTTTTCCCGGGAAGCGCGACTGTCGGCGGTTCGGCTTCGAGCCGGAAGTGAGCCGGCGTGAGTGCGGCCAGTTCGGACAGGCGGAACCCGGTGGCGAACGCGGTCAGGTAGAGGTGGTACCGGTCCTCGCCGGTCATGGTGCGGCGGTACACGCGCTCGCTGGCCCGGGTCGCGTCGAGCAACTTCCCGAGCTCGTGCGGCGGAACCTCGCGGCGCGCGTGCCGCCGGTCGTTGGCGGGGGGCGAACCCGGCGATCGGGTCGAACACGTCGGCCGGGACGCCGGTCCCCTTACCCGCCAGCC
This region of Gemmata massiliana genomic DNA includes:
- a CDS encoding tyrosine-type recombinase/integrase, producing MYRGLWVLPLVGGRIGHREGGAVHHLRSEFTPLTRIPPNLGKARASDALTGAGDTTHAKESTEFGIRPRRSSSPRPGGSRSGWRVRGPASRPTCSTRSPGSPPANDRRHARREVPPHELGKLLDATRASERVYRRTMTGEDRYHLYLTAFATGFRLSELAALTPAHFRLEAEPPTVALPGKTAKNKKSVRPPLPPTVASALRAYLVGKPAKERIWAGKWTDSAAGMLKFDLEAAGVPYEVETPAGKEYADFHALRHTFVLSLAATGAGTKELQTLARHSDPRLTLNVYAHARSAALVEAVGRLQIPGAARPPPRSPT